The DNA segment ACCAGTCACATTGATTGAGCTTGCACTGACATCCGTGCTATCTACTATAGAAGCATGACCAGCCAAGTCGTTCTTCCATGTTAAAAATTGAAGACTACTCaataaagcaccatttgcagtcGTACAGTATAGTTAGACAGGAGCAATGAACATAATTTTCGCTAAATCCATCAACGACGATTAGCAATGTAAGTGAATAGCCTAATGCTTCTAGAAAGTTTATTTGCTTTATTAAAGTGACAATGCACTTCATCATGTGTAATTAGTTATAGTGGAGATATTTAGCTGGCGCTTTTGCTGTTTCATTGCGTGGTTCTATTGAAAACAGAGCCATTTGTAGTGCTAACATATGTAGCTTTACATATAGTCAATTTATCATATGCAAGTTGCCTCCAGTGGTGCCGGTGTAGAAAATGACTGGCATTCTCCTCCCAATCGCTGGATCTCTCTTCTGCAGCCATCACAGGGGAGAGTGCAATGAGAGAAGGGGAGCGCTATCCTTGCTAAGCACTCCATCACAGCGTCTAAACCTTCAGATGCTGCAAAGGTCATGTGTGACAGCACGTGTATCTCTAGTTGGCATTTGCTGATGAACTTGCTCCATAACTTGGTTGTACGACAGCATGTACCATTTTCATCGGCACCTTTGTGTCTGCTGTGAAAGTCCAACCACCAAACATGAAAATgggcaaaaaaggaaacaaaagcaaTTTGCTTGAAAAAGTGTGTGACCGCTCTGTCAGCAAGATAAGTACTGTTGGGCAAAGCTTATTATGCCACGGTTTTTTAAAGCACTTGTAAACTTGTCTACAAGCAATGAGATCTACATTTGTACAGAGCAACAAGCATTTTTATAGTGCACAAACAATGCTCACACACAGTCGATGCGAGCCATATGATTAATGGCTATGAGGTACAGCTAGAGCTAGCTTTTATTTGGTAGCACATGTGTCAACTGTTTGGGCAGTAGATCTAAGAAGCAAATGAGCAAGTGTGTTCCCATACATTTAAGTCTTGCAGCAATCTGACCATCAGGCATTACATTTTTGGCATAAACTGTTTTAGCTGCAACACATAAGTGGACAATTTCCTCTCATTCCTTTTAATCAACAGATCTGGCCATTACAGCTCAGTGGCAGGTGCAGCTGTGATTTGATAGGCATTACTGTTACATTGCGCTGAGGAAGCCAATCTACGGCAGGTGATGGTTGCGCTACTTTCCACATTTCACAGTAACAAGTACACGGCTACAGAAGAGTGCACAGTAGTAGAATATAAATTGGTTCTACTGTCCTCTCATGTGGCATTGAGTAGCCGTTCACTCGGCACTTGCTTGATAGTGTTGTGAAGGGATGCATTCTGAACTCTTCTTGTTTTCCATTCTCCTCGTCACACATCACACCACTGTGCAGCCTATCCCGGTGACAAGGGCAGCATCACAGCCTAAGACAAAGGGAGAATAAAAAGTGAATAATAGTTCGTATTGAAATGCAGCCCAAACTTGCCTGTTGCAAGTGTTATGCAATACATTAAAGTGTTTGCTTAGTTTAGAATGTCTGCTTGCATTACCTGCCTTTGTGAGGAGTAAACCCATAAGCAATTCTTAGCAATACCTGTTAACTAGGGCGCTAACTGATGTACTATGGCTACTGTAACATTCATGTGTAGTGGCATTATGAAGGTAAGGTATGATAGAATGGCAGCTTGTGGGCAGGTTTTCTTGGCATGTAAAAATGCACAGTATGCACTAGCCTGGAGTTATGCCATCAACACATGCTGAGGAGCTGGCCATTGCTCATTCATCACCATGAAACTGAAAAAGGCTATGCCAAATCTCTGCAAACCCTTCTGAGGCATACATAAAAAATTTTCTTTACAGGACAAAGGTCAGCCTCATAAGGCATTTTGGCCTGTTATTTAAAAGAGAGGGGAGCGTAGTGATGAATGATAAGGAACGAGGGGAAGCATACATACGTTGCACAGCAACTGTACCAAAGCCACGCATCTAGTCCTGTGTGGTGCAGGAATTCTAATAGTGTTCCTGTCTGCCTCACAAGTTTAATGTTGGGCCTTAGGCCCACTGAAAGTGGCTGCCTGCCAACATTGGCTAGGAAAAGTTCCAGTGTTCGTTGCTGCAGCACATATGGGTAAACACGTACTGGGCAATCACATATGCATTCGAGCTTTTTGAGTGCCTAGCAGTGCTTGCACTCCAGGCTGTTTGCCCAACTAAGGAGGTAATCGTAGCAGTGGGTGGAAGTAGTTCCAAGGTAAATTACGTGAAGCAAAAATGCCTGACTTGGCATAACCTTCAGGGATAGACAATTTCTGTTGGGACCAAAGATATGCAGGCATCTGTGGGTGTGAACATATGAGCACTGTATATCATCCTAAGGTCTTGCACAACTGATTTGATCAGAGACGTCTGGTTGTGAGGTATGCATGCACTTCATCAGAAACGCAGAAGGCCAATCTTGCTTTACGATTGGCAAGTTCATTGTGAATCGCACTACAGTGACCAGGCCGATAATTTGCATTTGAAATGAATGCCTGCTGATGTGTTGCTTAGGCagaaatttatttttttgcacttcagaaaaaaaaactgtgaccCAAAGAGTAATTGAGGCACTAGAACACTTTGTGAGTGTGTTGCTTAGGCataaatttatttttttgcacttcagaaaaaaaaactgtgaccCAAAGAGTAATTGAGGCACTAGAACACTTTGTGAGTATGGTATGTAAACTTGCTCAAAGAAGTACTGACATGTATTTTAGATGTTGTAGACATTTGGCAGCGCGCTTGTCACACACAAAGCAATGGCAAGTATGAAGACTGGGCGTCATTGGCACTGTCTTGATGCCATGACACTGAGCAATATTTTCTGATGCCACGTAGAAACAAGGCTAGGTATGATGGTCTTGCTCATAAAAGAACTTAATGTGTGTTGTGCACGTTTCTCCAGGCTGCACTTGCAAGTGAAAGCTGCAGTGATCACAAAAAACGAAGCAAGCCAGCATTTCTCAGTGTTGCGACACATCCACGTACTGGTTAACGAAAATTATTCAGCGAGCTCTGATGCTTGCCAGTATTTTTTATATGGTTTAGAGGGTATATGAGccttaacaaaataaataaataaaagtttaaCGAAAAAAATATGACTCGTCGCTTTCTGTCAATTTTTGTGCTAATGGAAGGTAAGAAAACCTCCTGAATATAGAAAAATGGCGGCATCAGAGCGCCTGAAGTAATTTGCTGTTGTATGTGCCACATCATCATCTTGCACTGGCTAACTTCATTCTTACAATCGCTGCAGCTGCTACACATGAGTGTAGTCGGAAGAAATGCATGCAGCACTATTTCGTTTATTGTTTATGAACAACATAATTGTAGTAAGATTTACTGCCATGCAAAGTCCGAAAATGTTGCTCTTTGTCATGATGTGACTGCCGATGACACCAGGTCCAGCATGTAAAGACCAACCTTTAGGATTGCTGCCTGGCCAGTTTTCCACGGGTGCAGCCAGTTTTTCTTCGTGCCAGCTGCTGGTTCAGCCTCCACACCATGTCatttgccagttttttttttctgaacactcTCTTGGGCATTCATACATGCCAGAAAATTGAATTGTTGCAAGTGCGTTTATCCTAACTTTTCACCATCATGTTGCAAGGCAACCTTCAGTCctcttgctttatttcttctgtGGTTTCTCCCGTAAATCCAAGCGCAACCTCTGCTGTTGGCGCTTATAGCGTCAGCTAGCATTATCAGTTTGGGCCGCATAAGTGAAGCGAACGCAAACTGTTCCTTCTCATGCCCCCACACAACCCGGTTCTACATGATCGACAAGTTTACCAAATTTTATATAAAGCTTTCCAATAAATTTCAATCCTGCAAACTTTGTACTCCACAATTTTCTATTCGCATTTTTTGTGTAACTTTCTTGCTGCTCATAAGAAACACATTCCCCCTACTCCTTCGGTTCCTTTATTTTTTCACGCTGCCAAGTTTGCAAGCTTACTAGCTTTATTATCAAATAAAAATTTATTATATTTCTGAAATTTCATACTTCCTAGGGTCATCCTTTCTATGTGCAGGATGCATGTGTGAGTTCTTACAATTTTCAAAGACGTGTTGTTcgacttttcttttatttaacttTCTAAAATCCTTGTTGCTACATTTGCTATGCCCTTGTAAAACACAATGGCCGTCAGACAGGCTTTGTTACATCATGGCTACAGTGTCTACGGCTGAACAAAGAACAGAACATTAGGCAGAAACAGAAAACCATGAAAGCCTTTGAAACAGTATGGTGAAGTGTGCCACGTGCTCTCCTTGACTTGTCACCCTGAACGGCCCAGGACTGCCTGGGGAACTGTGTACAATGCTCATTATTGGGACGACAAATGGAAGAGGTGGACCTTTAATTGGTGATAAGGTGGCGATACCACCTGCATGGTGGCGAAAATACCGCCACCCCACCAACATTGCAGTTATTGACCGCTACGAGCACGACAGAAAGCACAGACAGATAAAGAGTCGCATCACCAATGACCAAACCATATATGGACTAGAACATTTTTCTGCGCATTGAGTAGCACATGGGCCTGTCTGGGCAGAGCTAGCATCGAGGTACAGACTTTTGAGCACAGTATAAAtggctaaaaagaaagaaaggtagtgAGGCACGGCAGGGGCAGCACTTACTGAAGATTCTCCTTATTCGGTGCACTCAAAAAGATTCTGCGTGAGGCTATGTACTACAGTATTCATGAAAGGTGCCTGACTTCACCAGCATGAGTGATAGCTGTTCCAAATTACCTGTATTTCATAGTCAACAGCAAGTTCTACATCCTTTCAAAATGGTTCTACAAGATGGGCAAGAGAGTGGGGTAGAAGGGAAAGAAGAAAGGCAAGGTAAATAGACCTTGTCCAGTTTGTTACCCTGCATGGGAGAGGATAGggaagtgaaagagagagagatgtgaaGCAAATCTGTGCACCCTCTAGTAGACTTTAGccatgttaagaggaagctttagctcgggtgctcccatctaaatacatgtaaaaggagaattcgtttttctcggcaaccactgcaccaaatttgacaaggtttgttgcatttaaaagaaaaaaaaaatctagtgactgttggtttcgtattttcgatttaggtcgtcaattttttactaaaattgtcaaaaatagaaaagtttcagaaaacgaaactatcaagtttacaactctgtaactcatcaacgagaaatgataatacaattctgtgaaatgtatctaatagcacatccaaagcggacaaaattgatatgttacacatgaatctaaaaaaattggaTACCatggaaacacagcttttgcagaacccttgtaaacaacgtaacaaagtcACGTAACATGTAAAATGACATCCAATTTGTCCGCTGTTAATGATCTAATGGACGCTGTtcacagaaccgcaatatctgttcttgatgcagagctatgaatttttaaacCTCGTGCTTCCATTTTTCCTTCAAACttatgaatttttgaaaattcttttaataaaattcagggcctaaatcgaaattacgttTCCAACAgacgctagaatttaactttctctctcaaatacaacaaatttcagtacaatcagtccaggggttattacagaaaaacatttttgcgttttacatgtatttgaataggcctcgtcggagttgggcccgagctaaagcttcctcttaataccgCCCATGCTAGAGAGAGGAATTTATGGTTGCATAAAGGAAAGAGGCACTATTTCTGCTTTCCTGCAGGAAGCACGGCTTGGTGCCTTTAAGGGGAGGGAAAGGGGAGAGAATAGAATTAATGACAATTGGCAGCACCGTCTGCAAGCAATACAGTAGCAAGGCAGGCTTCTAGTAGTAGCTAGACAGCCTGGTTGCCTTCAGAAACTCTAGGAGAGCCCTGAAGACTAGGCTGCGATTCCAGCACTCAGAGGTGGCACGGCAGTTCAACATGGTAGGGACAGAGCTGATGGAGGGGTCAAGGAAGCATACATGTATTGAgaacctttgtagcaattgctatgaacgggtggatgtctgattttccctttatacaTATTGAGAAGCAGCCGGCTTGGAGGTCATTAGTGTTGCTCAACACAATCTTTGGCCTTTCGAAAGAGACACAAAGGTGACTCAGGGAATGCAAGACTGCATATAATGCCAGTTACATTACATGGGATGAAATTAAGGAGACCATGCACGAGCACTGTAGTTTGTGCTAAGCTACTTGTTTGCAAATAACAAGCACTGTAAAAAGCTAGCAGCATATAATAAAGGTTGAAGTTTGTAACGGAACCAATGCTGCCAATGTCCATACGATTTTATCATGTTTTCTGACATCTCTGTAATGTGCAAGAGCAGACACCTGGCAGTCAGTCAAATTCTGGGCACACAACCACTTGAGAATGAAAGAAGCTTGCATAGGAGGTGACGCTGCTACCTGAAATATATGTTGCATTCATTCACGACGAGAGGCATGCCTGATGGCATATCACTTTAGTTGCACAATGCTTTCTTTAGAATAGTAAAATTACAAGGAAACAGTCTGAATTTACAAAGCTTTTGAGTTTTAAGGGCTGTTTACTGTTGGCTTAGTAATCTATGTTCGATATCATGACTGTCTAGCATCTGCATTCCAGTATGAACACTCACTTCGATAAATAATACAAGACTCtgcagtgtgccttgaatagactggacaaTCTGCCATTTGCAGAAGCAAATCTCTTAATTGGGAGATGGCCAAGCTTGCAGCTCATCATCCGAGAAAGCCACTTGAGCTCTTCTACAATACCTGAAGGCGACAGTCTGGAGCGTACgatgcaacagaactgcttgttggcctagttaatgcttgctaaaagacatgctttttgccgcaagttaaaacacacacaaaaggaagacgcaTAAAGACAACACGAGCAGCCCATGTTGTCTTTATATATCTTCCTTTTGTGTACGTGTGttctaacttgcggcaaaaaacatctCTTTTGGAGTATACGACTTTAGATACACTGTGTCtggcttagtgcatgtgaaagcgtGAGCAAGACTTGTCTAATTCTCTCCTTTATTTCTCTCGATTCCCCATGTGTATGGTAGCAAACTGGAAAAAATTGTAGTTAGCCTCCCTGCATTCCCTtcctcctgtctctctctcttggctAAACTGtatctgaaagaacagcactCCTATTCAGCACTCCTCTTTATAAAAAGCAGCTCACATTTGCTTTTCTCACAGCTTTTTCACCCAGTTCTTTCGTTTCTTGGCCTTCAGAAAATGCTGCAGGGTTATATACAATCTTCACCGATATTCCATGACTTCTGCATTGTGGCACAATTGGCATTCGGTTATCGTTCACCAGTCGATCGTGTTGTCATTCCAAAAAGCGCTGAAAGCTGCAGAAGCCACATAAGCTAGGAACCGATCATCGCTCTGCGGCTTCAAAAAAATGCGCGTGGGGCCGCCAGCGTATCTGGAAAGTGCTAACGGCCtgtgccaataaaaaaaaaaaaaaaaatcaccgcccaagcactccgtacaaatggttaaccagcgaagctaaaGCGTGCAGCCCCGTTGtgtatcactgggttaatcccggcggttcattaaacgacggcttggtggGCTGCCTGATCCGTAGTACGCAATTGctacttgcgctcggctgcacgagcctgttcttgtttGTGCCCGggttgcagcatcggcacggcttagacgagctcgttcccggttctgctcgcggcgttgctgatcgaaagctgcctgctaaagagtacgtatgacgcgtggcggcaacccatttcggagccggagcgAACCGCTGCGCGCGCGCCCGGCTGCGACGGAGTTCAACAACTGCATCGGAGTAGACAAGCCTTGTGCCATAGAATAAAGCTtcgtgctatctaggtggtgttggctaatcgcgcatcccccctctctctctctcttctcgcgcatgcgcaaggggttgcgccggaggattTTTCGGCAAATTTCAGCTCGCAGGCCAAGGTTATACCATATTAAACGACTACGAAAAATAACGCCTTCAAACTTCCCGCTCGCGTAAGGGCGCCCGCTTCATGTCCGATTCACCCAGCCTTGGCTAGGCTTGGCCAGGAGGCAATGGCTTGACCAGCTGTTTGACTCTGTGCCGTGACTCCGTGTCATGTGACACAACAACACCAAAACGGCCAAAACATCTTGCATCTTGTATGTAGTGGGTGTGTTAAAGAGCCGCTAGCCTTTACAGAGTTTTGATTGGATCTGCACATTGAGACTACGTGCGGTTGGAATATTGGGGACATTGCTCGCTTAACTCGCCCCTGTATTGAAAGCATGGAAGCTCCGCTGGCTAAGTGCTTGGAAGAGGTGTAAGTTGTATGTCGTGTTTACTATTATCGCGTACGGCGACGAGGTCCAAATTTAAGATATGTTATTGTGAATCATACCTGAGTCCTCATTCAATGCCGCGAGTCCTGCAGTCTGCGTTTAACATAGTTTGTTTTCTGTTCGCGTACTCGCATATAGATTGCAGGATTGGTTTTGCTTTATTAtcattataattattattttcaGCGTGGACACTGGAGCAGTTGGAGTAATCTGCGCTGACAGACATGGCTTGGCTCTGCACAGTAAGTGTTAACTCTGTAATTGTTCCGTGTCAGTCGGTGTACATGTATAGATAAGTGTATTACTTTCCACTTCACACCCTAGCATGATAGGGCGTATTGTCACCGTTGAGAGCACCTTTTACCATTGTTTAAAATATTGAATTCTGTGTCACTTTCAGGTTCGGGTCCAGTGCAGCTTAAATCTGCCGGGGTGATTGCAACGTTAGCTAGTTTGGCCAAGGAAATCGACCCATCGTGTGATACGACTCCCACCATACACCTCGAATCTGATTCACTGTAAGTGCCATCCGAGTGCATCTTGCCAAGCTTATTTGCTGTCGAGTTTTGCACACGTGCAGCTGTTGTACCGAAAGGTAAACGTCTCGAACAGAGCAATTCACGAGCACAGGGCAGACCACATGGCACAGAAAGTGCGCAGGCATGAACACTGTACTTTTGAGTGCACAACATTTTATCAGAATTTGCTTTTGCTTTCATAGCTCAGCACCACAGTGACCCACACTGTACAGCTTGTAAGTACCACCAGTGAGACAATGCAGCTGTACTGAATAAGACAGCTATTATATGGTGTCCTCACTTGGGAAACACGTTTTCAAAAGAAACAAAGGGCCTTGCTATCACCTGTCCAATTTGCATGTTTTACATTTCCTTCATACTTTTGGGTTTACTTTGATTTTATGTTATTTTGCCCTCAAGAcaagtattacagaggggaggggagTGGGTAAGAAACGTATACATAAGTAAATAACAAAGCAGCAAAAGGTGGTTAGTTACTACAGCAAAATTGGTTAGTTAATTGTATCCTGGAGTGATtgtctgataaggccgaacgaaactttgagttgtccttgattgcggcAACTGCACCAGGAAAGTGGTTCCATTCCTTagaggtcctaggaataaatGATTCGTGACAGGTTCTGGTGTGGCATTGAATTATTGCAACCTATGGCTATAACCAATGCAAGAGGAAATGTAAGTAGGAGATGATATAAGCTCATCACACAGgtaggaattgtggaaatatagttgatgaaataaagaaacgtgaGAACACTTACGTCGGGCTGAAAGAGGAGCAGCAAGTGGCAAAGAGTTTTTCGTGGCAGTTATGCTTGATGTGCGACTATAATTGCTATAAATGAAACACACGacattgttttggattagttcaagtgattgaataagggtttcaaggtgcgggtcccagatggatgaggcgtactccattttactcctaataagTGGTTTGTATAAGATTAATTTTAATGctgtaggagcagaagaaaaatctCGGTGAAGATAGCCtagcatgcgattagcattattaaTTATGTTGTCGATGTGCAATGACCAAGAAAGTGATgaggttatgtggacgcctaggtaTATATAGGAGGTTATGACTTCCAAGGGAGTATCATTAAGGTAATAGTTCGGCGGGGAAATATTGCTGCGAGTTACTTGCATCCATTTACATTTAGTTACATTAAGTTGCATTAACCATACATCACACCAGTTCGAGATAGTGTTTATATAGTCTTGTAAGAATTTG comes from the Dermacentor variabilis isolate Ectoservices chromosome 2, ASM5094787v1, whole genome shotgun sequence genome and includes:
- the LOC142572707 gene encoding ragulator complex protein LAMTOR5 homolog, whose protein sequence is MEAPLAKCLEEVVDTGAVGVICADRHGLALHSSGPVQLKSAGVIATLASLAKEIDPSCDTTPTIHLESDSLDIMIQQKELVTVGVYSAAKK